A single window of Syntrophus aciditrophicus SB DNA harbors:
- a CDS encoding S1C family serine protease gives MKTKLTRNRFFVYVIWFAFAWVLLFLVWRSVPYIQGFFSFKPDALPRTVAARGDLAADEKATIELFEKSRDSVVYITTKTLVRDLWTRNAFTVPRGTGSGFIWDKSGHVITNYHVIQGASEAIVKLSDGRDSRAALVGASPSHDIAVLKIAIGFESPSPIPLGTSHNLKVGQKVFAIGNPFGLDWTLTTGIISALDRSLGGNGATIEHLIQTDAAINPGNSGGPLLDSAGRLIGITTAIFSPSGASAGIGFAVPVDTVNRVVPQLIQSGKYIRPALGIEADEGFNERMKRLLKLNGIFILRVSQGSAADRAGLKGADIYPDGRIVPGDIITAVDGTKVDTVSKLLARLDDQVVGNTVKLTIVREGKTLEIPVTLQPGA, from the coding sequence ATGAAAACAAAACTGACGAGAAACCGCTTTTTCGTTTATGTTATCTGGTTCGCTTTCGCCTGGGTTCTGCTGTTTCTGGTCTGGCGGAGCGTTCCTTACATTCAGGGTTTTTTCTCTTTCAAACCTGATGCTTTGCCCCGAACCGTGGCGGCACGCGGCGATCTGGCAGCCGATGAGAAGGCAACCATCGAGCTTTTCGAGAAATCACGCGATTCCGTCGTCTATATTACCACTAAAACGCTGGTGCGCGACCTCTGGACCCGCAATGCATTCACTGTGCCCCGCGGTACGGGTTCAGGTTTTATCTGGGATAAGTCGGGGCATGTCATCACAAACTATCATGTTATTCAGGGGGCAAGCGAGGCTATCGTAAAACTCAGTGACGGGCGTGACTCCCGGGCGGCTCTTGTGGGGGCCAGCCCGTCTCATGACATCGCCGTACTGAAAATCGCAATAGGCTTTGAGTCTCCGTCGCCGATACCGCTGGGAACAAGCCATAACCTGAAGGTCGGTCAGAAAGTATTCGCGATAGGCAATCCATTCGGTCTCGACTGGACCTTGACCACTGGGATAATTTCCGCCCTGGATCGGTCTCTCGGCGGCAATGGCGCCACAATCGAGCATTTGATCCAGACTGACGCTGCCATCAATCCAGGTAATTCTGGTGGTCCACTGCTTGATTCCGCGGGACGGCTTATTGGTATCACCACAGCCATCTTCAGCCCCAGTGGCGCCAGTGCGGGCATCGGTTTCGCTGTTCCGGTCGATACGGTTAATCGAGTGGTGCCGCAGTTGATCCAAAGTGGCAAATACATCAGACCCGCCCTCGGAATTGAAGCGGACGAGGGATTCAATGAGCGAATGAAGCGGCTTCTGAAGCTGAATGGAATTTTTATCCTTCGGGTATCTCAAGGATCTGCGGCAGATCGTGCCGGACTGAAGGGAGCAGATATTTACCCTGACGGAAGAATTGTTCCCGGAGACATCATCACCGCTGTGGACGGAACGAAGGTGGATACCGTCAGCAAGCTGCTTGCGCGGCTGGATGATCAAGTGGTCGGAAATACAGTGAAACTGACGATAGTGCGCGAAGGGAAAACGCTGGAGATCCCCGTGACGCTGCAACCCGGAGCCTAA
- a CDS encoding SagB/ThcOx family dehydrogenase, whose product MDNQLIRTYRLFLKDSIRKVIDFSETAQSRGIAPPPLEKPYTEDARRIDLPSCDELQDVSRMDIISAIRKRESCRSYRPEPLSLKELSFLLWATQGIKRKLDPGHALRTVPSAGCRHALETYLCILNVDGIEPGIYRYLPIEHQILFEFTEENLQHRMVQAVLGQPYPGEAAVTFIWTTIPYRMEWRYGLAAHKVIAIEAGHVCQNLYLACESIGAGTCAIAAYDQEGIDRILGIDGQDEFTIYLASVGKK is encoded by the coding sequence ATGGATAACCAGCTTATCAGGACATATCGATTATTTTTGAAAGACAGTATACGTAAGGTTATCGATTTTTCTGAAACGGCTCAGAGCAGAGGCATTGCACCGCCGCCACTTGAAAAACCCTACACGGAAGACGCCAGGCGGATTGATCTGCCTTCCTGTGATGAACTTCAGGATGTCAGCCGGATGGACATCATATCTGCCATCCGGAAACGGGAAAGCTGCAGGTCTTATCGACCTGAACCTTTGTCACTGAAGGAATTATCGTTTCTTTTGTGGGCCACCCAGGGCATTAAAAGGAAACTGGATCCCGGCCACGCGTTAAGGACCGTTCCATCCGCGGGCTGCCGTCATGCCCTGGAAACCTATCTCTGTATTTTAAATGTTGACGGAATTGAACCGGGGATCTACCGTTACCTCCCCATCGAACATCAAATTCTGTTTGAATTTACCGAGGAAAATTTACAACACAGAATGGTTCAGGCCGTTCTGGGGCAACCCTATCCCGGAGAAGCGGCCGTCACATTCATCTGGACGACCATCCCGTACAGAATGGAATGGCGCTATGGGCTTGCCGCTCATAAGGTTATTGCCATTGAAGCAGGCCATGTCTGCCAGAATCTTTATCTTGCCTGCGAATCAATAGGCGCCGGAACCTGCGCGATCGCGGCTTATGATCAGGAAGGAATTGACAGAATACTCGGAATCGACGGACAGGATGAATTCACGATTTATCTTGCCTCAGTGGGTAAAAAATGA
- a CDS encoding integration host factor subunit alpha — MPLTKNEMMTMLYNQLNISRKECVDIVESFFEIIKSELEKGNPVMISGFGKWTVRPKRERKGRNPQTGEDLTITARKVVTFKASPNLISSINP, encoded by the coding sequence ATGCCACTGACCAAAAACGAAATGATGACCATGCTCTATAATCAGTTGAATATTTCCAGAAAGGAATGCGTTGACATCGTAGAAAGCTTCTTCGAAATCATTAAATCGGAACTGGAAAAAGGTAATCCGGTTATGATCTCCGGATTCGGCAAATGGACCGTAAGGCCCAAGAGAGAAAGGAAAGGCAGAAATCCTCAAACCGGTGAAGATTTGACCATTACGGCAAGAAAAGTCGTTACTTTCAAAGCTTCCCCGAATCTGATCTCTTCTATTAACCCATAA
- a CDS encoding MTH1187 family thiamine-binding protein, with amino-acid sequence MLVQFSIVPLGIGDSISKDVAEIIRLVDESGLPYRTNPMGTVMEGEWEDVMTLIRKCHEEVLRNASRVLTSITIDDRPGKPDRIIEKIKSVEKRLGREIKK; translated from the coding sequence ATGCTCGTCCAGTTCAGTATCGTTCCTCTGGGTATCGGGGACAGCATCAGCAAAGACGTTGCAGAAATTATCCGTCTTGTTGATGAAAGCGGTCTGCCCTATCGAACAAACCCCATGGGAACCGTCATGGAAGGAGAATGGGAAGACGTGATGACCCTGATCCGTAAGTGTCATGAGGAGGTATTGAGGAATGCATCGAGAGTACTGACTTCCATAACGATTGATGACCGGCCTGGAAAACCTGACCGAATCATCGAGAAGATCAAATCTGTTGAGAAAAGGCTCGGTCGGGAAATAAAAAAATGA
- a CDS encoding cyclophilin-like fold protein: MPKPIRIWIGQSEFEGELFNTACAREISEVLPIETVPNTWGDEFYFSIPVSAGLDDTATATVKVGDIGYWPPGNALAIFFGPTPMSKGSDPVPASEVNLVGRIIGDATVMKKEINAGKIRVEAIE; this comes from the coding sequence ATGCCAAAGCCAATAAGAATATGGATAGGACAGTCGGAATTCGAGGGGGAACTTTTTAATACGGCCTGTGCAAGAGAAATCTCCGAAGTCCTGCCCATTGAAACCGTTCCCAATACCTGGGGCGATGAGTTTTATTTCAGCATTCCAGTTAGTGCCGGACTCGATGATACGGCAACAGCCACGGTAAAAGTTGGAGATATCGGATATTGGCCTCCAGGCAATGCACTGGCAATTTTCTTTGGCCCAACTCCAATGAGCAAGGGTTCTGATCCGGTTCCTGCCAGCGAAGTCAATCTTGTAGGACGGATTATCGGGGATGCGACAGTAATGAAAAAGGAAATCAATGCCGGGAAAATTCGGGTTGAAGCGATCGAATAA
- a CDS encoding putative molybdenum carrier protein has translation MDEKPAITKIISGGQTGADRAALDFAIKHHIPYGGWVPKGRLAEGGRVPETYQLQEMPTSDYSKRTEKNVLDSDGTLIISHGILKGGSALTEFFAEQYKKPCLHIDLDRISIEDAATLINSWTVSHHIQVLNIAGPRAGKDPEIYQATMDLLEVFLA, from the coding sequence ATGGATGAAAAGCCAGCGATCACTAAAATCATTTCAGGGGGACAAACGGGGGCGGACAGAGCAGCCCTGGATTTTGCCATCAAACACCACATTCCCTATGGCGGCTGGGTTCCGAAGGGGAGATTGGCGGAAGGTGGTCGCGTTCCGGAAACCTACCAGCTTCAGGAAATGCCCACCAGCGATTATTCAAAAAGAACGGAAAAGAACGTTCTGGATTCCGACGGAACTTTGATTATTTCTCATGGAATTCTGAAGGGCGGCTCCGCCCTCACGGAGTTTTTCGCCGAGCAGTACAAAAAACCATGCCTTCACATTGACCTGGACAGAATATCCATCGAAGACGCCGCCACATTGATCAATTCATGGACAGTCTCTCATCATATTCAAGTTCTTAACATAGCTGGACCGCGGGCTGGAAAAGATCCTGAGATATATCAGGCGACGATGGATCTGCTTGAGGTTTTTCTTGCCTGA
- the dinB gene encoding DNA polymerase IV has product MAQHKSFGRRILHIDMDAFFASVEENRKPELKGKPVVIGGMGDPSKRGVVSTANYEARKYGISSAMPLRTAYKLCPRAIFLPVDYKAYLAVSRYFKAVLLNITTIMEDVGIDEAYLDISENRDTDEKISEKIKTGIYEKTGLTCSIGIAPNKLLAKIASDMNKPDGLTIFSGEDIENRLWPLPIRKLYGIGPKTEEHLKALNIATIGQLAALPPEVLVARFGPSYGHYLHEASRGIDESPIITSWEPKSFSREITFQVDEKNWQAIARTLAELTKEVVSDLAEKGYAARNVILKIRYSDFRTVTRACSIDQAVGKEEEIRRMAFSCLKRVDLSGKKIRLVGVRVGRLEKIKNAISGV; this is encoded by the coding sequence ATGGCTCAGCATAAATCTTTCGGAAGGCGAATCCTGCATATCGACATGGATGCCTTCTTCGCTTCTGTGGAGGAAAACAGAAAGCCTGAATTAAAAGGCAAGCCTGTTGTCATCGGAGGCATGGGGGATCCATCAAAGCGAGGGGTGGTTTCCACGGCCAATTATGAAGCGCGGAAGTACGGCATCTCTTCCGCAATGCCCTTGCGGACGGCCTATAAACTCTGTCCTCGGGCGATATTTCTTCCCGTTGATTACAAAGCCTATCTGGCTGTTTCACGTTATTTCAAGGCAGTGCTCCTGAATATTACAACAATCATGGAGGACGTCGGTATCGATGAAGCCTATCTGGATATTTCGGAAAACCGGGATACTGATGAAAAAATCAGTGAGAAAATCAAAACCGGCATTTATGAGAAAACGGGATTGACCTGCTCCATCGGCATCGCTCCGAACAAACTACTGGCAAAGATCGCCTCGGATATGAACAAGCCTGATGGATTGACGATTTTTTCCGGGGAAGATATTGAGAATCGACTCTGGCCCTTGCCGATCCGAAAGTTATACGGGATCGGACCGAAAACGGAAGAACATCTGAAGGCGTTGAACATCGCAACAATTGGGCAGTTGGCGGCTCTGCCGCCTGAAGTCCTCGTCGCGCGTTTCGGTCCTTCTTACGGCCATTATCTCCATGAAGCATCAAGGGGTATCGACGAGAGCCCCATCATTACGTCATGGGAGCCGAAATCATTCAGCCGGGAGATCACCTTTCAAGTGGATGAAAAAAACTGGCAGGCGATTGCCAGGACTCTTGCGGAACTCACGAAAGAAGTCGTATCTGATCTGGCTGAAAAGGGCTATGCCGCAAGAAATGTCATTCTGAAGATTCGCTACAGTGATTTCCGTACAGTGACAAGGGCATGTTCGATTGATCAAGCTGTCGGAAAGGAAGAGGAAATACGGCGTATGGCTTTTTCCTGTCTGAAGCGCGTTGATCTGTCGGGAAAGAAAATCAGGCTGGTAGGAGTCAGGGTCGGCAGACTGGAAAAAATTAAAAATGCCATCTCAGGGGTATAA
- a CDS encoding methyltransferase domain-containing protein: protein MSPNPLLVKFSPLLMGKNLEGPILDLACGKGQNGLFLAGLNLPVILADRSAEALKEAQRTAKENGLNAQFWEVDLETGSNPLKVDYYRAILVFRYLHRPLLPCLKKGIRGGGILIYETFTIDQPRYGRPHNPDYLLKHGELAGEFKDWHILHYYEGIIESPQRAMAQIVCRKPV, encoded by the coding sequence ATGTCCCCGAATCCTTTACTGGTAAAGTTCAGTCCTCTTCTGATGGGGAAAAATCTTGAGGGTCCGATTCTGGATCTGGCCTGTGGAAAAGGACAAAATGGACTTTTTCTTGCCGGTTTAAACCTGCCGGTCATCCTGGCTGATCGATCCGCGGAGGCACTGAAGGAGGCTCAACGGACAGCGAAAGAAAACGGGCTCAATGCGCAGTTCTGGGAAGTTGATCTGGAAACCGGTTCAAATCCGCTTAAAGTGGACTACTACCGGGCCATACTGGTTTTCCGCTACCTTCATCGGCCATTGCTCCCCTGTCTGAAAAAAGGAATCAGAGGAGGAGGCATACTCATCTATGAAACCTTTACCATCGATCAACCCAGGTACGGTCGCCCCCACAATCCGGATTATCTCCTGAAGCATGGAGAATTGGCCGGCGAGTTTAAGGATTGGCACATTCTTCATTACTATGAAGGAATTATAGAAAGTCCTCAAAGGGCCATGGCCCAGATCGTCTGCCGAAAACCCGTCTGA